A section of the Babylonia areolata isolate BAREFJ2019XMU chromosome 1, ASM4173473v1, whole genome shotgun sequence genome encodes:
- the LOC143293393 gene encoding very long chain fatty acid elongase 4-like: MALTAAGMAFLGQLLKLQTLPLFAGYLLMVALSGVWKQMVPPFTNLRPLLIVHNFACCLASVCTLGGFAYCIWQSGSLYSRQTSSTLTTFFTLYWLTKVAELLDTVFMVLRHKVRQISFLHIYHHSSMLLLSELGATFYPWPAIAIFLAMNSFVHIVLYLYYGLTALSPDSPPTWKKQMTQIQIAQFFVGFVIAAFGYAYYNYCIYSILYGITMTWLFSNFYYHAYVKKRPVNPDVVQNGKID, from the exons ATGGCTCTGACAGCAGCAGGCATGGCCTTTCTTGGGCAGCTATTAAAGCTGCAGACCCTCCCTTTGTTTGCTGGCTATCTTCTCATGGTGGCTTTGTCAGGTGTCTGGAAGCAAATGGTGCCTCCCTTCACAAACCTGAGGCCT TTGCTGATTGTGCACAACTTTGCTTGCTGCTTAGCCAGTGTGTGTACGTTGGGTGGTTTTGCGTACTGCATCTGGCAGAGTGGGTCTCTGTACAGCCGACAGACTTCCAGCACCCTGACAACATTCTTCACCCTCTACTGGCTGACCAAG GTGGCAGAGCTGCTGGACACAGTATTCATGGTGCTGCGTCACAAAGTGCGGCAGATCTCCTTCCTGCACATCTACCACCACTCCAGCATGCTGCTGCTGAGTGAGCTGGGCGCCACCTTCTACCCCTGGCCTGCCATCGCCATCTTCCTGGCCATGAACTCCTTCGTGCACATTGTCCTCTACCTGTACTACGGCCTCACCGCCCTCAGTCCCGACAGCCCTCCAACCTGGAAGAAACAGATGACACAGATTCAGATCGCTCAGTTCTTTGTGGGCTTCGTCATTGCCGCTTTTGGCTATGCGTACTACAACTATTGCATCTACAGCATTCTTTATGGCATCACCATGACGTGGCTCTTCTCCAATTTTTATTACCACGCCTATGTTAAGAAACGGCCAGTGAATCCAGATGTAGTTCAGAATGGGAAAATTGACTGA